In Telopea speciosissima isolate NSW1024214 ecotype Mountain lineage chromosome 10, Tspe_v1, whole genome shotgun sequence, the DNA window CAGGTGATTCGTGAGGGTAAGGACATAACTCTTGTTGGTTGGGGTGCCCAGCTTTCAGTCATGGAACAGGCCTGTGTTGATGCTGAAAAGGTAAGTGGTCTCAACATCAGGTGGATTCAGAATGCAGGTCCTCAATCTACTTCATATATGCCGAATGATCtcattttttcctatttcaaCAACCGAAATGCTGTGATTCTCATTTGCTAGTGAACTTTTGCAGGATGGAATTTCTTGTGAGCTGATCGACCTTAGAACTTTGATACCTTGGGACAAAGAAACAGTAGAAGCATCTGTCAAAAAGACTGGGAGGCTTCTTGTAAGTGCTAGAGCTACGTACAGGTTCATGGATTCGCTCACTTCTAACCATTTTGTACTATTTTTTGTTGTAGGTTAGTCATGAAGCTCCAGTGACTGGAGGATTTGGTGCTGAAATCTCTGCATCCATTACTGAACAGTGTTTCTTGAGGGTAAACATAGGCATCCATTGATTcctattttgttgtttcttttatATTATGGAACTACATGTTTGTGCAAGTTTTTTGTCTTTCAGAGAAGGAGATCAACTATCAGTGCTCATTATACTTGTTCATCAGTTTGTGTGACATTAATTAGTTGCATGCTTGATTGTCTTCGGGaagatttggttttattttggatgtCTTGGCTAAAGTAACAGAGTAATCTGTAACATGAGTCTTTCACCATATCTATTGTTCCAACTCTTGTAGAAACTGTCCAATGTTTCATCCTTCTCTTTGCACATACGTTACATCTCCAGCTTAACAATTCATAGGCTGCATTTATGGTATATTACTTATCCAATTTATATATCTTGTGTCTAGATTACATGTAGCAttttcacccccaaaaaaaatgagagtcaAAATAACCAATATGGCTTCCTAAATCCATGTAGGACAATTTATGCATGTTCACATACATGGTCATGGATAGAAAGTTGGAAATTTTGCATACTGAAACTGTttgaattcaaaatattttatatttccCCTGAATTCGCATACCGAATGTCAATCTTTTCTGAGTCTAGAAGGCCAAGAGATAGCTATTTTTGAAGAAACCCTGATGTTTAGAATATATAATATTCTGAAGGATGTGACTGACACTGGAACAAATGTATAGAGTCTCTGTCTGGATTTGCACCAGATGGCAGAACTATGCTActcctttgattcttttctacAGTATTGTAGCTTCTTTATCTACGACAATGAGAATCGACATTAATTTGTGCAGTTGGAAGCACCTGTAGCCAGAATTTGTGGCCTTGACACTCCATTCCCTCTGGTATTTGAACCTTTTTATATGCCGACAAAGAACAAGGTTGATCTCAATcctctcttattttcttgtgCATTTGTTCAATGGTATTGGAATGACATGTTCTTTGACTTTTCATTGCAGATCTTGGATGCAATTAAAGCAACTGTAAATTATTAGAACAAGTAATTCTGCTTGTATAGTTGTTTGTCACATATCTAAGGTTGCTTGAACTGCCTCCTCTATAAATGCTTTGCCCCAAGGTGAAAGGGGAACATGAAAAATGGAAATCTGCCGTTGCAATGGACTTGGATCTTgtgcagctgtggcgggagctgtgCAGCACCAAAACCCACCCTGAATATAggggggaggtggtcatttcacatgtggggcccaggtgggacccacctgtgaaatgactgccttacccctatttttctTGTCGTTTAGTGGTCCTGCAcaggtgcagctcccgccacggcggGATAAGATCCTTTTCCCGTTGCAATAGCTTTACTCCTTTTAACTCTGAACTTGATCTATTTCAGCTTGAAAATCATTGAGCATTATGCGAGGTTGCTATCCAGGACTTTTAAGCAACATTAAGAAGATTTTATGCTCCATCTTATCGACTGGTTACAATTGTTTACAAGAAATTCATCAACTAACCGGAAATCTGTTCATGTTGGCCAAACCAGAACCCCGCAAAGAAGTCTCAGGTCTTTCAATGGCAATAGGCCTCATGCAGTAGCTTCCGCTACCTGCGGTCGCGTGCCTGCCTTTTTACCTATTGGTAAACAATTGATCTTCTAAATCACGCAAGGGTCTTACAGGTTGCAGTCCATCCTCTATAACAAGCAGCCAGCCGTATAAATTAACAGCATCGAAGATGCAATATCCAGATTGGACAGAAATCAAGAAGTCCCAATCGAAATACTTCAACCCTTTGCATGTAAGCAACTTCACAGTATTTTTCACTCCactaaacaaaaacaaaaccaaaaaaaaaactgtttaaCTTTTGAGAAATTGTCATGCCATTGATCGCCCCCATCAAAGAAAAGCTTATTTTGATAGCCCAAATGTCTTCCACATGGCAGTTCTATTGCTGCCTAAACTGTGGACATGCCATGAGCATTATCATCTATTAATGTGTTATATGTCTCagtcaaattcaatttttcatGAAGAGTTATAATGCCTCAAAAATCTAAAATAGGTTGAAATTTCAACTTTGTCAAGTTTGATCTAACCATGGAGATGGTCCtcaaaatttggaagaaaaaaaaaataaagtaaaccTTTACCCAATCTATATACACTATTTTTGTGAAATTATTGAGTTTTGGAATTTtatgaattatttatccacagATAGATACAATGTAAATTAAAGTTGCTCAAGGGAAAAGTTGCAAGGTTTATCCTCCAACAAATATATTAAGGGAAATTTATACATAtcacccttgaggtttgacgaaaatataattttaccctccagttttgaaaaattctgcgtactcTTTTGAAGTTTgtaaacagtaacaaataagtccatttcGTCACTTCATGGTTAACACtgctaaaaataagaggtgaattGATAAAATTATCCTtgcaagaaaattaaaaaaaaaaaaaacaacctgcAACTCATGTAATTTACTCACTGACTCAGAGCAAGGGAATGATGGTGATCCTTCCGGTGGGCATCGGAAGACCTACCTTCGTTCAACATCATATTCCCCACTCAATCGAAATCATCGGCAAGGAGAGCGCAATTGGCGAAGGCTGCAGAGGCTCTTCTCCTTCTCGAACGTACGGTTGCAGaggttcttctccttctcgCCACCTCTGAATCGAAAtcaccttctctttcttcaaattcttcaatTCCAAGGTGATAATCTGCTTCAAATCCTGCACATaaattcaaattccaaattCACGCTCTGTTCATCTTTTAAAATGCTTGATCTGTTTAACTGTTTTATTTCCTCTGTCGTAGCTGCTTCCACTATTATCCATCCTTTCACAATTACAGTATTAATGGAAACGATGATTCGTCTCCGAGCCATTCGAAATCGTGTTCTTCATCTCTCACAATTGAAGGCTGTTCTAAGGAAACTCGACCATGTCCGCTGAGAGTTCTCGCAGTTGCAACTCGTTGCAATGAGATGAGGCTCAAGGTGATCAGATCTActccattcttttcttttctttttgttccaaCTGTTAGGTTCAATTTGATGAGATTTGTCTATAATACTTCGGAGCTCAAGATCtgatattgaatttgaattttacATTTAATTTTTCCACGTAGATCTTCATACAATTTGAATTCTAATTAATGAGACTGGTAGTCGTTAAATCTGAATCcgattttttctcttcctttattTTCCAATTCTCTGAATTCCAATTTCATCTCCTCCTATTTGAAATCGTCAAATGATTTTGAAGATTTATTCTGTTTTCTTTCAAAACTAACCACTCTGTACTGCATGAAATTCGTATGAGTACTCCACTTGTTTTGAATTTTAAGTTCTCACTTATTTTCAGATTTCTTGCCGCTAATTTGTAGTTCAGACATTTCGGCAATCGTTCCTGAAACGATTTACGTTCATCTTGTTTCTCTATAAACATCCTTAAATTCAGATTTGCGAAGTTCATCGTTCCCGTCCATCCTGCAATACGATCTCCAGTCTCTCTCATCTTCGCTTGctataacttaaaaaaaatcagagttATTTGAGGTCTGAGTACGGGCATCAAAGGAAAGACAGGAGTGATGGTGAACAAATCagagtttagggttagggtttgagggtggaGCAGAGAATGAtggtgaagatgatgatgattcgGTTCAGGCAAAGAGGTTGAAGAGAAGTGATTGAGTGGCAAAAGTTTTAACGAATCAATGTGGCGCtacgattggggaagatgagttgcaggttttggttttttttttttttttttggttctttttagAAGGGCAATTTCGTCAGttcaaatattatttttaacagttttaatcatgaactgacggaatagATTTATTTATTACCGCTTGCATATCTCAGGGGATacacaaaattttccaaaacttaggggtgaaaatatccgttcgtcaaacctcaaggaTGGTATGTATAAATTTCTCATACATTAATGGCAAAGAAATTTCACAAGTATTTTTATTTAAGAAAAGTCTCATGGTCACATCATGGAGACAAATGACTTGCAGCCATTATGTACCTTCTCGACCTCTTGTTCTACCTCGTGAAAGACTTTTGCAATGAGTGTTAACCATTGGATATAGGGGATTAGGGAATAGTTTTAAGGTCAAATGTTCCCTGTGCCATCgttgggggtgggcaaaataaTCATCCTATCCCTTGAAtgacaggcccatgtgtctgggctatagagaacatcagccctagTTTTAATCGACCATAAAAATCAAACTTGAAACCTCAAATTTTTAATCATTTGCCTTCTCATGTATCATACGATACCCTCCATTGTATACGTACCCCTTTTGTAGTGTACACTTTTGaattcttaaaattttcaatgATTTTTGGTCCTGTCACGTTGAACTAATTAATACTTGACATGTAGATAAAGACCAATATCCACAAAATTAATTTCTACCCTATCTAAAGCCTCATTAGCTAATGGTGGAGATGGTTCCAATTCAATAGCCACCCACCAACAGTCACAAGATTATCCCTTTTTCACAAAACTAAAAGAACATTTACTTTGGTACTAAAAAGACATCCGAAGGACCGTAAGTTGGCTTCCTAAGCATTCAAATTCACATAACAAAAAAGATCTAAACtggaatacataccaaacactgcctaaatGTGCTGTTAAGGAGATTCTTTCCTGTAACAGTCGGGTGGCCACTTTTTCCAAATGTTAACAGGCTACACTAATGAAAATGTCTTGAACATCAACCACCCAAAAATTGTAAATGCGGCCCGAGAGCCGTTTCCCATTTTCCACACATCTACGATAGACCAGTTTCTTACCGACAAAAAGAAGTAAATGATTGttcatcccaaaaaataataataataataaccgATCTCTTGATGAAACTTCACGTTTTTGAAAGTTATACATTGATGAACAAAACGTCCACCATCTTTACCCCTCTCCCCTAATCTAATGCTGCTGCTTCTTTCAGACCAACGGGAAACACCAATGCAAAACCTGAAGAGCAGCAACCAAACAGGACAAAAATGGACAAGACTCCCGCAGACTCCATATCTAATATTCTTTGTATGTAAAGACCCCATATTTAAATTATACGGATGACGAAAGCCCACTAGTATATCAGCCTCTTTATCACGTATTTACAGTTGCATTCACCCTCAGCAACAAAGAGGCAAATTTCTCCGCCTCAAACGATTCATGATGACAAGCTGTGTGGCCCCGAGGAGGTTATCTGCCAACATAAACAAAGGAAGATAAGCTCTACTACTCCCATGACATTACATAAATATAATTGTGGTATAAACACTAGCAAACATGCTCTAAACCAAGGCTTTAACAATTGCAGAAATCTCTGACAATTGattttactactttctttgGCTGGGCTTGGTTGTCACCTGGAATGAAATGCAACCATTTCTGCATGACATCATGGTCTTCACCCAAAACAGAACAAGCATTCATCAAAATCTGAATATACCAGAACTCGTTTCACTTCATGCAAACCAAAACTGACAACCTCATCTTGCTTCAATTTTATACAATATGCCTAGAAATTCCATTTTAAAGCAAAACACTATACGTCCAAATGATTAGGAATGCATTCAGAATTCATTCCAGGTGCCAACCAAATGTGGCCCTAACAAATTTCTGTCCAGCACAATGGAGTCCAATAGATATACTACCAGTCTACCACAGCAATTGCATCGGACTTACAGGCCTTCATAGCAAAATATATACAAGGTAGTTGTCAATGGATTTATACAGTTATATCAAACCATTATTAACCATTAACACAAGTTTATATCTCATTAGGCAAGAACAGAACCCGGAGATAAATGCATACACCAAGTTAATGGTCATACCATTGTTGGCTTTTCCTGAATTCTGCAAGAACTGGGTATATGTTCTCAAAGGCTGTGTATGTTTCATCTCTCACctgaaatattaaaaataattaaagatacTAATCAGCCAACAATCCCACTGAACAgtataaaagaaaactactacaAAACATCCAAAAAcaccaagaaaatcaaaattaagcTAGAAGCAATCACCTTAGCCCCTGTGAGAACAATTTTTCCAGACACAAATATGAGCAAGACAATCTTTGGTTGCCTCATCCGATAGATTAGGCCAGGGAAGAGTTCTGGTTCATACTGTACCAACATGATGCAGCAGCATTCAAAATGAGAACCACTCAGGAAGCAAAGAAAAGCAAGACATAACAAGAACATATTAGCATTCCCTGTCTTACACagataaactaaactaaacttttGATCTTTCACAGATGAAAAACAAATGCAGGCTTCACTGAATGTCAGCTCATTACAGTAAGGCTCGGAAAATTTTATTTCGAATGTTGAGCATTTTTCAGTGTTTGTTTTTCAATGGAAACAAACACtggaaaacttttcaacatccaaaaattttaccaaaacaaaCGGCACCTAAGTGAAAATATGCATCAAAATTTCTAGTATGCACATGGTTCATCCACTACAGTCGTAACAATACTATATTCTAAGAGGGGCCTGATTCCCTGTGTTTACCCACTCCCAATCTTCAACCTACATTTATTGgaacattttcaaaaatataaattctccccccccccaaacgcAGATCAAAGGTACTCAAAACCAGATCGTGGGGCTTTAGATTAGGACTTTATTTcagtattttcatttttattctgtTTTGGTTATCTTATTTCATGTTATGTAAAATGTTTGTTACCTATTGGCTGCTAGATATCCTGAGGCCAGTATGATacaactaggggtgtaaatgaatagccgaaatctgtttccgtatccgtgtccatatccgtttagcactatccgaatccgtccgaaagctaaacggatgcggatatggataggctataactatccgaaaagctatatttacatgtaaacggataaaatatccgatccgtatctgtgtccgtatccgtttagcactatccgaatccgtccgatagctaatcggatgcggatgcggatatagcactatccgagccgaatccgatccgtttacagccctagatACAACCTATTCAATTTCTATATAATCATGTAAGGGCTGAAGGCCTCCTGCGCGATTTATGAATTGAATGAAATTGGCTTTGCCTCCATTATTCTGTGTGATTCAGAATAGcttgctgtgagatgcagtgacAACCTGGGTGAGGTGCTAAGGTaaggctggtgggattccaGTCTAGGATCAAGTGAAAAGCTTGATTCATATCCTTCTACTTTCCATCTTCATCTTATAATCCATCAAACCATGTCAGTATTTAgagatttctattcttttctgtGCATACCTTATTTGGTTGCATCTGGTTGCATGTTTGAACTTCTGATTAGTTTTCTATTCTCTTaaatcaaatctgaaattcTGTTACTGTTCTGacctaaaaaaatcaaatattttgCTGCTTTCTGATAATCTATGTTCACAACTAGGATTTTCTGATATCTTGAGTTCTGAAACTGATTTTCACAATCTGTCTTCAAAGATGTCCGTTGGTTTCAGCTCTTAAGCCATTGCtgttttcaaaatcaaatctTGCTACTGATTTCATAGAATCCTATATCAGTTCTCGTTTCTGGAAACCCTGTTTTGAGATTCTTTTCAAGTTCCGATTTCAGTATTTTGTTCTACTGATATAACTGAGATTCTACTGCTACTTATCTTGAGTATTCTTTGCAGTTTTCCTACCTCAAGTTTTGATATCATCTAGAGCACTCGACCAGATTTCCTACTCTCTCTCCATGTGTGTGAGAATAACACACCCATGCATCACAAGGATCTTATAGGACCacatacaaaatgaaaaaaaacatGAATACGTCTTAGAGCAGAGAGTTTTCACTCACACTAGAAAAGGCACCATGAGAATATGCAAGACCTTCAAGCCTAATGGGAAATTTCACATCACAGGACCCAACAATGTTCTGAATCTTAAAGTCCTACAAAACATCATAGCACATGTAACAAAGAAGCATAACTCATGACTTCATGTGAATCAAAAAGTAACAAAGGCTTATAAtgtgagatatatatatatatatatatatatatatatatatatatatatagagagagagagagagagagagagagagagtaccttaAATTTAGCAGGAAAACCAAGTTTCTGAATTATTCGAGCATACTGAAAAAACAAAGTTAATGTGACAAATAAACCAGGAATTagcttaataaaataaaagctaAATAGCAGTAAGAGCAACATTTCACTCCCAACTTTCCCTTCCTTGTGATTCATTCTTTGTGACAAATAAACCAGGAATTAGCTTTAATATAATCAAAAACCATATGCAATTCAAATCTTTCATCCCCCTTTCATTTCTTTGTGTTTCATTCTTTCTGGTAAATAAACCATCACCTTTACATAATTGAACTCCATAAACAATTACTAACCTTTCTTGCTGCCAGTTTTGACTGTTGTTCACTCTTGGCTCCAGTGCAGACCTATCACAGCAGGCTTTCGCAAGTCAGGATACAGTGACAATTAGAAGAATTTCCAATGAATTAGATTGTAATTTTCAGGAGGGAGGAGTTACAGTGTGAGAATGCAAACCATGCTAGCCAAAAACACAGATTGTCTACAATATCACTGAACAAAAATCTAGTAAGAAGTTAGTTGGGGAGTTACATCAGGAACCAAAAAGTAGTTAAGTTGGTTTCCTATATCTTAACTAGTTTAGATGCATTCTAAAATTCAAACTTTTTAGGTCCTTAGTAATCAATATGCCATAAATCAGTATTGTATcccttagtttttttatttattttccttctttttttgagTCCCTAGGGCGTCTCCACGACTACTTGGTTTTGTTTTCTAGTGAATTGAGGCTACGTTGTGGCTCCACTTTTTCTACTGGTGTTGTTGCTGTCCAGTTGACACTAGAGTTTTTCAGTGCTAGTAGTTGCTATAAAAACCCCACAATTCCTCATAACTAGCCccaaatcccccccccctctgatGGGGATTGGTATACTGAAACACAAGGACTCACAAAATCCACCCCTTGACAGGATCACAAATGATTGCAAAACCAGATTTAGGGAAGTTTCTAGAAGTCAAAGTCGAACTTTCAGATTAGGGTCCAAGTCTGGTCGAGTGTGGTATCCAAGCAATATATCAAATCATGAGTGAGCCTTGGCTCTTACAACATCTTTAAAGGCAAGTAACAAACTTAGGAAAGCAATCATAAAGCTACCAGGAGTAGGAAATAACTAGCTAATAGCTAGCCCACAATATGGCTGGTGGACCCAGCCACCATTCACATAAACAGGCTACCAAGGCCTGTTTGCCTCTCCTATGGGATAGGTTTCAAAACTCctctgcatcaactctctcGGGCTTGAAAGCATTCATTGCCAATGAATATAAAAGTGACATGTACTGCTCGTAGAGGTGCAGGTTGAGTCGCTTGAAATCATTCGCATGGATCCATGTGCAATCAGTCATCGGCCATCCCTTCCATTTGACAAGAAAAGTATGATGGCCGCCGCCATTTTGTACCATAGTGTAGCTGTCATCGACGACATCCTCAATCTCATCAATCAATGGTGTAATGAACTGGGGTAACCAAAGAGAATGCTCAATGTCGCCCTCATCTGAATGGTGACCCACATAAAGAGTCAAATTTGCCACGTTGaagatgttgatggtcatgtcTGGTGGAAGTtctagaacataagcattaAGACCAATCTTCTTCAATAATTTGTAAGAACCCATCTTCCGTGGATGCAGCTTGTAGTTGGTGCCAAGTGCAAACCTAGCCAGAGTGACTCGTACCATCACCATATCTCCGGGTTTGAACTCGACATAATGACGATGACGATCAGTCGTAGCCTTACATATGTCATTATTGAGAGCAATGCGTTGGCGTACATCAGCGTGTCGCTCAGTGATATGCCAGATAAACTCGTCCTCAACACTAACACGTCCATGAGAAGGGTGGGGAACTAAGTCAATCAACCTCTGAGTTGATCTCGATTGGAGTGCGACTTGTAATGCGGTTAACCGAGCTGTTATAAGCAAACTCCGATATGTCAAGTATGGACATCTAGGTcttttcataaatcataatccCTCACAAGGCAGCGCAAGAGATTATCAAAACGTTGATTGATGAACTCTATCTCACCATAAGTCTGTGGATGGAAGTAGAGAATTGTAATTGTGTGTTTTGCCTTCATCCACAATGTTTTCTAGAAATAACTCAGAAATTTAACATCTCGATTCGAAACAATCGACTTTGGCAACCCATGTATACATACAACCTCTAGGAAAAAGAGGGTCACAATATGAGTAGTGTGAGAGGTTTTACGACGGAGAATTAAATGTACCATCTTGGAAAACCTATCAACCACCATGAATATAGTGTTGTTCTTTTCCCGAGTAGTGGTCAGGTCCAGCATTAAGTCCATGCTGATGTAAATTCATGGCGTGTGAAGAACAGTTAGTGGGGAATACAAACCAGTATTCAGCTTCGTTCCTTTCTCGAGCTGACACGCATGATACTGCTTGAGTACATGCTCAACATCCCTTTGAAGATGTAGCCAATAGTAGCGGTCAAGTCACCTCAAGGAGGGTTTTATCACGTCCAAATTGTCCTACCAATCCTCCGTGCAATTCCTGTACAAGATCTCATCGTAGAGATGTAACAGGGATGCACAATCGAGTACCCATGAAGAGAAAGCCCTCATGAAGTGAACTCTTAGGATCATGGTCTCATTGTTGTAATTTCTGATATAAAACGGGGAAATCCTGGTACATAGGGTACTCGGCTTGATGTgatcaatagttcaatactcatgACATGTGCTGAAAAATGTGTGTAAGGTTAACATTTTTCTGTTCAATGAGTCAGCCATAGTATTTTCTGTACCTGCCCTTATATTTGAGAGAGAAAATGATTCCTGTAGATACGCCACCCACTTGGCATGTCTCTGACTTATCAATTCCTGAGAGTGTAGAGGCTTCAATGCTTCGTGGTCGATGAACAAGATGAACTCCTTACAAATGAGGTAATGTCGTCAATTTTTCAACACTTGTACCACTGTGCAAAATTCCAGATCGTAAATGGAGTAACAATACTTGGCGCCATTCAGTTTCTCATTGAAGAAAGCTATAGGATGACCTTCATGCATGAGAACACCACAGAGGCCAATGTGAGAAGtaaggttttaagtatcttaacgtatctgatgagcacatttatgtgtgaaatcttagggccatagagcatgcatttttatacttggaacggagctactcgaggtttttgtttgtgttttcaggttttaggtgaattcttgtgaa includes these proteins:
- the LOC122641429 gene encoding TATA-box-binding protein-like isoform X2; protein product: MVDHILEGSQPVDLSKHPSGIVPTLQNIVSTVNLDCKLDLKAIALQARNAEYNPKRFAAVIMRIREPKTTALIFASGKMVCTGAKSEQQSKLAARKYARIIQKLGFPAKFKDFKIQNIVGSCDVKFPIRLEGLAYSHGAFSSYEPELFPGLIYRMRQPKIVLLIFVSGKIVLTGAKVRDETYTAFENIYPVLAEFRKSQQ
- the LOC122641429 gene encoding TATA-box-binding protein-like isoform X1, which codes for MVDHILEGSQPVDLSKHPSGIVPTLQNIVSTVNLDCKLDLKAIALQARNAEYNPKRFAAVIMRIREPKTTALIFASGKMVCTGAKSEQQSKLAARKYARIIQKLGFPAKFKDFKIQNIVGSCDVKFPIRLEGLAYSHGAFSSYEPELFPGLIYRMRQPKIVLLIFVSGKIVLTGAKVRDETYTAFENIYPVLAEFRKSQQWYDH